A section of the Salmo trutta chromosome 4, fSalTru1.1, whole genome shotgun sequence genome encodes:
- the LOC115193003 gene encoding beta-1,3-galactosyl-O-glycosyl-glycoprotein beta-1,6-N-acetylglucosaminyltransferase 3-like, with amino-acid sequence MAAVSLSRSQRVFKNLSLILLSGSVSLLLWMALRRPPGSERSPLRSPDLLPSDYAADLPTCSAIIRGDMEGLESEQLSLLLKTMKKQQLLSEEFYHNVTQDCQRYVADRGFITVPLSQEEMEFPIAYSMVIHEKIEMFERLLRALYTPQNVYCVHIDQKSSEDFRSAVRAIVSCLPNVFVASKIESVIYASWSRVQADLNCMEDLLKSPVQWRYLLNTCGTDFPIKTNAEMVLALKLLNGKNSMESEVTNGYKQGRWQFHHNVTDTVVRTEVKKTPPPINTPMFSGNAYFVVSRAFVRHVMESQEVRVLLEWEKDTYSPDEHLWATLQRMPSVPGSNPHNSKYQQSDMNSMARVVRWSYLAGDVRSGAPYPHCSGTYRRAVCVYGTGDLQWLLNQHHLIANKFDPEVDDVAIRCLESYLRFKATHRVSLKTVESGSFVPKL; translated from the coding sequence ATGGCTGCAGTTTCCTTGTCCAGATCTCAGAGAGTGTTCAAGAACTTGTCTCTGATCCTATTGAGTGGATCAGTCTCTCTGCTCCTGTGGATGGCTCTCAGACGCCCGCCGGGCTCAGAAAGGAGTCCTCTCCGCTCTCCAGACCTCCTCCCCTCGGACTACGCTGCCGACCTGCCGACCTGCTCAGCCATCATCCGAGGAGACATGGAGGGTCTGGAGAGTGAGCAGCTCAGCCTCCTGCTGAAGACCATGAAGAAGCAGCAGCTGCTGTCAGAGGAGTTCTACCACAACGTAACTCAGGACTGTCAGAGGTACGTTGCAGACAGAGGGTTCATCACCGTTCCTCTGAGCCAGGAGGAAATGGAGTTCCCCATCGCCTACTCCATGGTCATCCACGAGAAGATTGAGATGTTCGAGAGGCTCCTGCGTGCTTTGTACACTCCGCAGAACGTCTACTGCGTCCACATCGACCAGAAATCATCCGAGGACTTCAGGAGTGCAGTGAGAGCTATTGTTTCCTGCTTACCCAATGTGTTTGTGGCCAGTAAGATAGAGAGCGTGATCTACGCCTCCTGGTCCAGAGTGCAGGCTGACCTGAACTGCATGGAGGACCTGCTAAAGTCACCTGTCCAGTGGAGATACCTTCTCAACACCTGTGGAACCGACTTCCCCATTAAGACCAACGCTGAGATGGTTCTGGCCCTCAAACTGCTGAACGGGAAAAACAGCAtggagtcagaggtcaccaacGGCTACAAGCAAGGCAGATGGCAGTTCCACCACAACGTCACCGACACCGTGGTCAGGACAGAGGTTAAGAAGACCCCTCCACCAATCAACACCCCCATGTTCTCTGGCAACGCCTACTTCGTGGTATCCAGGGCCTTCGTCCGTCACGTGATGGAGAGTCAGGAGGTCCGGGTTCTGCTGGAGTGGGAGAAGGACACCTATAGTCCTGATGAACACCTGTGGGCCACTCTGCAGCGGATGCCCTCTGTCCCAGGCTCCAACCCCCACAACAGTAAGTACCAACAGTCTGATATGAACTCCATGGCCAGGGTAGTGAGGTGGAGCTACCTGGCTGGGGATGTGAGGAGCGGAGCCCCTTACCCACACTGCTCCGGGACCTacaggagagctgtgtgtgtctatggaACTGGAGACCTTCAGTGGCTCCTAAACCAACACCACCTTATTGCTAACAAGTTTGACCCCGAGGTGGATGATGTGGCTATTAGATGTCTGGAGTCATACCTGCGCTTCAAAGCAACACACCGTGTATCATTAAAGACAGTGGAATCTGGGAGTTTCGTACCAAAACTATGA